The following are encoded in a window of Amphibacillus xylanus NBRC 15112 genomic DNA:
- a CDS encoding peptidase U32 family protein, with translation MITRKKPELLAPAGNLEKLKFAIHYGADAVYIGGQQFGLRSNAGNFTFDEMREGVAFANKYGAKVYVAANIIAHNENLEGLHEYFKELYDIGIAAVIVADPALIQACREAAPDLEVHISTQASVANWKTAEFWKNEGIPRVVLAREVSVEEIREMKEKVDIEIEAFIHGAMCISYSGRCVLSNHMSARDANRGGCAQSCRWKYDLFEDGIDGTEPISELANEQYSMSSQDMSMVEYLPDLIEAGVDSFKIEGRMKSIHYVATVVNVYRKIIDTYFEDPENYKIDPEWIDEIWKAAQRSLTSGFYYNEPTEKDQLFGRPARIPKYDFAGLVLDYDENTKIATIQQRNNFGVGDEVEFFGPNFYHFKQTITELWDENDEPIDRAKHAMMITKVRLDQPVEKYNMMRKGK, from the coding sequence ATGATAACTAGAAAAAAACCAGAATTACTTGCACCCGCAGGTAATTTAGAAAAACTAAAATTTGCTATACATTATGGAGCCGATGCTGTTTATATTGGTGGACAACAGTTCGGTTTAAGATCGAATGCGGGTAATTTTACTTTTGATGAAATGCGTGAAGGTGTAGCATTTGCTAATAAATATGGTGCAAAAGTATATGTTGCTGCTAACATCATTGCACACAACGAAAACTTAGAAGGTTTACATGAATATTTTAAAGAATTATATGATATTGGGATAGCAGCTGTTATCGTTGCCGATCCAGCATTAATCCAAGCCTGTCGTGAAGCAGCACCAGATTTAGAAGTGCATATTAGTACACAAGCATCTGTTGCTAACTGGAAAACAGCAGAATTTTGGAAGAATGAAGGTATTCCACGTGTTGTTCTCGCTAGAGAGGTTTCTGTTGAAGAAATTCGCGAAATGAAGGAAAAGGTTGATATTGAAATAGAGGCATTTATTCATGGTGCGATGTGTATTTCATATTCAGGTCGCTGTGTTTTATCAAATCATATGTCTGCTAGAGATGCAAATAGAGGGGGATGTGCCCAGTCATGTCGTTGGAAGTATGACCTATTTGAGGATGGAATTGATGGTACAGAGCCAATCTCAGAATTAGCTAACGAACAATACAGCATGAGCTCCCAAGACATGAGTATGGTAGAATATTTACCTGATTTAATTGAGGCAGGTGTAGATTCATTTAAAATCGAGGGTAGAATGAAGAGTATTCACTATGTCGCAACTGTTGTGAACGTCTATCGAAAAATAATTGATACTTACTTCGAAGATCCTGAGAACTACAAAATTGATCCAGAGTGGATTGATGAAATTTGGAAAGCAGCGCAACGTTCATTAACGAGTGGCTTTTACTATAATGAACCAACTGAAAAAGACCAGCTTTTCGGTAGACCTGCTAGAATTCCTAAATACGATTTTGCTGGATTAGTTTTGGATTATGATGAAAATACGAAAATTGCAACAATCCAACAAAGAAATAACTTCGGTGTCGGTGATGAAGTTGAATTCTTCGGGCCAAACTTCTATCACTTTAAGCAAACAATCACTGAACTTTGGGATGAGAACGATGAACCAATTGACCGCGCTAAACATGCGATGATGATTACAAAAGTACGACTAGACCAACCAGTTGAAAAATATAATATGATGCGTAAAGGCAAATAA
- a CDS encoding VOC family protein: MSFSLLKIDHVQLAAPKGSDDRARQFYSDVLGLKEIEKPEILSKRGGVWFLIGNQQVHIDIEEPFNPAKKAHPAFVVENLNHLKAHLSKHNIEYQVDTLLPGANRIYINDPFGNRIELLEWK; this comes from the coding sequence ATGAGTTTTTCATTGTTGAAGATTGATCATGTTCAGTTAGCTGCTCCAAAGGGTTCTGATGACCGTGCAAGACAATTTTATTCAGACGTTTTAGGACTAAAAGAAATAGAAAAACCCGAAATATTAAGTAAACGTGGTGGAGTCTGGTTTTTAATTGGCAATCAACAAGTTCATATTGATATTGAAGAACCGTTTAATCCAGCTAAAAAGGCTCACCCTGCATTTGTTGTTGAGAATCTTAATCACTTAAAAGCACATTTATCTAAACACAATATCGAATATCAAGTTGATACACTACTACCTGGAGCCAATAGAATCTATATCAATGATCCATTTGGTAATAGAATTGAATTACTAGAGTGGAAATAA
- a CDS encoding GNAT family N-acetyltransferase has product MKYIEIKKTDMKAIHELSSLASKIVKEHYDPIIGKAQNDYMIEKFQSVTSILEQLAQNYQYYFVTDYHNRKIGFIAFYPRRDDLYLSKFYLEKEYRGQGIASEMFDFVKSKAQALGFNIIVLNVNKENLVAIRAYERLGLIRITEEKIDIGNGYYMDDYVYQYLIKNK; this is encoded by the coding sequence ATGAAATACATTGAAATTAAAAAAACTGACATGAAGGCAATACATGAATTGTCTAGTTTAGCATCTAAAATTGTGAAAGAACATTATGATCCGATTATAGGTAAAGCTCAAAATGATTATATGATCGAAAAGTTCCAATCGGTTACATCAATTCTTGAGCAATTAGCACAGAATTATCAATATTATTTCGTCACAGATTATCATAATAGAAAAATTGGGTTTATCGCTTTTTACCCTAGGAGAGACGATCTATATTTAAGTAAATTTTATCTAGAAAAAGAGTACCGTGGTCAAGGCATAGCAAGTGAAATGTTTGATTTCGTAAAAAGTAAAGCACAAGCATTAGGCTTTAATATAATTGTACTTAATGTAAATAAGGAAAATCTAGTTGCCATTCGTGCTTATGAAAGATTGGGTTTAATTCGGATTACTGAGGAGAAAATTGATATCGGTAACGGCTATTATATGGATGATTATGTTTATCAATATTTAATCAAAAATAAGTAA